One Nocardia iowensis DNA window includes the following coding sequences:
- a CDS encoding BTAD domain-containing putative transcriptional regulator, translated as MPDETVPSVDVRLLGPVQLMVDGSALNIGGTKTRAVLAMLAVNRRRVVSSHALANGIWDGRPPGRFVPTLHVFVADIRKALRTAGADAAAILRTITPGYQLNISDNCCDAARFESKRAAASAAAAAGDHAGALVHFDTALAQWSGDPLADLRGLGFADNFAADLADRRMNTVLSRVDAEIALGRAAETVGGMTALAADHPVNEAVWRRLVTALYLAGRQAEALDACRRLRTNLADLEGLDPDPVTLALEQQVRHQQPLLPIEVPRGKTTMETTQPAPRAALRLSDGRIVEINNGVRIGRLPDNDLVLDDARVSRHHARLVVREAGVLLVDLGSANGTYVNGTQIVAGTLLSDGDTIRIGSTAMRVEVLADE; from the coding sequence ATGCCCGACGAGACTGTGCCGTCGGTGGATGTGCGCTTGCTAGGACCCGTACAGCTGATGGTCGATGGCTCCGCACTGAATATCGGCGGCACCAAGACTCGGGCGGTGCTGGCGATGCTCGCCGTCAACCGGCGCCGGGTGGTGTCGTCTCATGCGCTGGCCAACGGTATCTGGGACGGCCGTCCGCCCGGCCGCTTCGTCCCGACGCTGCATGTGTTCGTCGCCGACATCCGCAAAGCCCTGCGGACGGCTGGGGCCGACGCAGCCGCGATCCTTCGGACGATCACCCCCGGCTATCAGCTCAACATTTCCGACAACTGTTGCGACGCAGCGCGTTTCGAATCGAAGCGGGCTGCCGCCAGCGCGGCGGCCGCGGCCGGCGATCACGCCGGCGCGCTCGTGCACTTCGATACCGCACTGGCGCAGTGGAGCGGCGACCCGCTCGCCGACCTGCGTGGTCTCGGCTTCGCCGACAACTTCGCGGCCGATCTGGCTGATCGCCGGATGAATACGGTGCTGAGCCGCGTCGACGCCGAGATCGCCCTGGGGCGTGCGGCCGAGACGGTCGGTGGAATGACCGCACTGGCGGCCGACCATCCGGTCAACGAGGCTGTGTGGCGCAGGCTGGTCACCGCCCTGTATCTTGCCGGAAGGCAAGCCGAGGCACTTGACGCGTGCAGGCGGCTACGGACGAATTTGGCGGACCTGGAGGGGCTCGATCCCGATCCGGTCACCCTTGCCCTCGAGCAGCAGGTGCGACACCAGCAGCCGCTGCTGCCGATCGAGGTACCGCGCGGCAAAACCACCATGGAGACAACGCAACCCGCACCGCGTGCGGCGCTGCGTTTGTCGGATGGGCGAATTGTTGAGATCAACAACGGGGTTCGGATCGGCCGGCTACCGGACAACGATCTGGTTCTCGACGACGCGCGCGTCAGCCGCCATCACGCGAGGCTGGTCGTTCGCGAGGCTGGGGTGCTGCTCGTCGATCTCGGCTCGGCGAACGGAACTTATGTCAACGGAACACAAATCGTGGCGGGCACCCTGCTCAGCGACGGCGACACGATCCGAATCGGTTCGACGGCAATGAGAGTCGAAGTGCTCGCCGATGAGTAG